In one Chitinophaga sancti genomic region, the following are encoded:
- a CDS encoding lipoprotein signal peptidase yields MKYRHVILIVVLVLVVDQALKVWIKTHMNFSDEIIVFPNWFRIHFIENDGMAYGMKFGGDFGKIILTLFRLFAVIIGFRYMKKLVKQDYSKGLLICGSLILAGAAGNLIDSLFYGMLFSSSNYADVAQFLPPGGGYGSFLHGNVVDMLYFPILRGHFPTWFPINAGESFVFFRPIFNVADAAISVGVITILVFQKKFFAAHQEKERAQKEREQVAVSK; encoded by the coding sequence TTGAAATATCGTCACGTAATATTGATTGTTGTACTGGTGCTGGTAGTAGATCAGGCATTAAAAGTATGGATCAAAACCCATATGAACTTCTCTGATGAGATCATTGTATTCCCTAACTGGTTTAGGATCCACTTCATAGAAAATGATGGAATGGCCTACGGTATGAAGTTTGGCGGTGATTTCGGAAAGATAATCCTGACCTTGTTCCGCTTATTTGCGGTAATCATTGGTTTCAGATATATGAAGAAACTGGTGAAACAGGATTATAGTAAGGGGCTGCTGATCTGTGGCTCGCTGATCCTGGCGGGGGCTGCCGGTAACCTGATCGATAGTCTGTTTTACGGAATGCTCTTCTCTTCTTCCAACTATGCTGATGTAGCACAGTTCCTGCCTCCAGGTGGTGGATATGGTTCTTTCCTGCATGGTAACGTGGTAGATATGCTGTACTTCCCAATCCTGAGAGGTCACTTCCCTACCTGGTTCCCGATCAATGCCGGTGAGTCTTTCGTGTTCTTCAGACCTATCTTCAATGTGGCTGATGCGGCAATTTCAGTAGGTGTGATCACCATCCTGGTATTCCAGAAAAAATTCTTTGCCGCACACCAGGAAAAGGAGCGGGCGCAAAAAGAAAGAGAGCAGGTGGCTGTAAGTAAATAA
- a CDS encoding TonB-dependent receptor, producing MQNTRRPVRVIYLWLLTILLPLLAQAQLNGSYIISGKISGDNKEPLAGASVQIKGTSFGAITDTTGAFQLTANTKFPFKLVIRLIGYQPQEFDVKNSDSRLQIQLVTQNLLVNEVVVSASRQQEKLMKSPVAIEKLDVKALKETPAASFYDAIGNLKGVQMTTAGLTFKVFNTRGFNVPNNFRFMQLVDGVDNQAATLGVPLGNAIGPTELDIQSIEVTPGASSALYGMNAINGMSNLITRNPFQYQGISVYQKIGANHFDGSGGNPKALTETSVRYAQAFKDKFAFKINFSYMQGTDWYADSHNDFNPGTKANPDFPTLVGANNVANDAWNKYADQSTFPITDKNGKAYNVSRTGYWEKDLVGDYTVRNLKFDGGLYYKITPKVQLSYNYRVGKMDGFFQRGNRIGLKNVVVQNHKIELQGQDFTIRSYMSLENTGDSYNMNPLADNLEKSFKTDKVWQADYTKALNGALDEGADIAAAHRAARTAADNGRWTPGTAAFDKQLALIKSINDWDIYPTSKDSTNKSGGAALLQMSHFYHAEGTWNLRKYVHFADVLVGADYRTYEIIPDGNNFVDFTKALADRNTPGGKHIWYGKAGGFVQGSKTFFHDQLKLTASVRYDKSQQFEGKFNPRIAVVYTTPNQRHNFRASWQNGFRFPSLFEAYSFVNNGGVRRVGGLAFIEDGLGYFKNSYLTSSATAFTTAVNKITNADPTVTRAEAEAQSAGVLKVANLDPIKPEQIHSFEAGYKSVLFENKVFVDVDAYFNSYKNFIGQVEVAVPKTGNVNEPTQSVLNQMYDKQYQNRYRVWTNSKSTVQNYGFALGVTYNFEKGYTLSGNLNYNNLTQDKTKDDALIPGFNTPKYFTNVSFGNRQVFKNVGFNVVWHWQDTFYWQNLFGNGDVPAYSTVDAQVTYGLPKIHTSVKVGGSNIFNSAYFQYVGGPTIKGLYYVAITYDLPFAKK from the coding sequence ATGCAAAACACCAGACGCCCCGTACGTGTAATCTACCTGTGGCTCCTGACCATTCTCCTGCCTCTTTTAGCGCAGGCACAACTTAATGGTTCCTACATCATTTCCGGCAAGATCTCCGGGGATAACAAGGAACCGCTGGCAGGTGCTTCTGTGCAGATTAAAGGTACCTCCTTCGGCGCCATTACTGACACGACCGGTGCATTTCAACTCACCGCAAACACAAAGTTTCCGTTCAAACTGGTGATTCGCCTTATTGGCTATCAACCACAGGAGTTTGATGTAAAAAACAGCGATAGTCGTTTGCAGATACAATTGGTGACCCAGAACCTGCTGGTAAACGAGGTGGTGGTTTCTGCCTCCCGTCAACAGGAAAAACTCATGAAATCTCCTGTAGCTATTGAAAAACTGGATGTGAAAGCCCTGAAAGAAACACCGGCGGCTTCCTTCTACGATGCGATCGGGAACCTGAAAGGGGTGCAGATGACGACTGCTGGTTTGACTTTCAAAGTATTCAACACCCGTGGTTTCAATGTGCCTAACAATTTCCGCTTTATGCAGCTGGTTGATGGTGTGGATAACCAGGCAGCTACTCTGGGTGTTCCCCTGGGTAACGCCATCGGACCTACCGAGTTGGATATCCAGAGTATAGAAGTAACACCAGGTGCTTCTTCTGCATTGTATGGTATGAATGCGATTAACGGGATGTCTAACCTGATCACCAGGAACCCTTTCCAATACCAGGGTATCAGCGTGTATCAGAAGATTGGTGCTAACCACTTTGATGGTAGTGGTGGTAATCCCAAGGCACTGACCGAAACTTCTGTAAGGTATGCACAGGCATTCAAGGATAAATTTGCGTTCAAGATCAACTTCTCTTACATGCAGGGTACTGACTGGTATGCTGATAGTCACAATGACTTCAACCCGGGTACCAAAGCGAATCCTGACTTCCCTACGCTCGTAGGGGCAAATAACGTAGCCAATGACGCATGGAATAAATATGCTGACCAGAGCACTTTCCCGATCACCGATAAGAATGGTAAGGCTTACAACGTATCCCGTACCGGATATTGGGAAAAGGACCTGGTAGGTGATTATACTGTTCGTAACCTGAAATTTGATGGTGGTCTTTATTATAAGATCACACCTAAAGTGCAGCTGTCTTATAATTATCGTGTAGGCAAGATGGATGGTTTCTTCCAGCGTGGTAACCGTATTGGTTTGAAGAATGTAGTGGTGCAGAACCATAAAATAGAATTACAGGGGCAGGATTTCACCATCCGTTCTTATATGTCTCTCGAAAATACTGGTGACTCTTATAATATGAACCCGCTGGCTGATAACCTGGAGAAGTCTTTCAAAACTGATAAAGTGTGGCAGGCAGATTATACCAAGGCCCTGAACGGTGCATTGGATGAGGGTGCAGATATTGCGGCTGCTCACCGTGCTGCACGTACTGCTGCTGATAATGGCAGATGGACACCGGGTACTGCTGCGTTTGATAAACAACTAGCACTGATCAAGAGCATCAATGACTGGGATATATACCCTACCTCCAAGGATAGTACGAATAAAAGCGGGGGAGCTGCATTGTTGCAGATGAGCCATTTCTATCATGCAGAAGGCACCTGGAACCTGCGTAAGTATGTGCATTTTGCGGATGTACTGGTAGGTGCTGATTATCGTACTTACGAGATCATTCCTGATGGTAATAACTTTGTGGATTTCACGAAAGCACTGGCTGACAGGAATACACCGGGTGGTAAACATATATGGTATGGTAAGGCAGGTGGTTTTGTGCAGGGAAGCAAGACTTTCTTCCACGATCAGTTGAAACTGACTGCTTCTGTGAGATATGATAAGAGCCAGCAGTTTGAAGGTAAGTTCAATCCTCGTATTGCTGTGGTGTATACTACGCCGAATCAGCGTCATAATTTCAGGGCCAGCTGGCAGAATGGGTTTAGATTCCCTTCTTTGTTTGAGGCATATTCTTTCGTGAATAATGGAGGGGTGCGTCGTGTAGGTGGTTTGGCATTTATTGAAGATGGACTAGGCTATTTTAAGAATTCCTATCTTACTTCCAGTGCTACCGCGTTTACGACTGCGGTGAATAAGATCACAAATGCGGATCCAACAGTAACGAGAGCGGAAGCTGAGGCGCAGAGTGCTGGTGTGCTGAAAGTCGCGAACCTGGATCCGATCAAACCAGAGCAGATCCATTCATTTGAGGCAGGGTATAAGAGTGTGCTGTTTGAGAATAAAGTGTTTGTGGATGTAGATGCTTATTTTAACAGTTACAAGAATTTCATCGGCCAGGTGGAGGTTGCGGTTCCGAAGACGGGTAATGTGAATGAACCGACACAATCAGTGCTGAATCAGATGTATGATAAGCAATACCAGAACAGGTACAGGGTATGGACGAATAGTAAGTCTACTGTACAGAACTATGGTTTTGCATTAGGGGTGACTTATAATTTTGAGAAAGGATATACACTCAGTGGTAACCTGAATTATAACAACCTGACACAGGATAAGACGAAGGATGATGCGTTGATTCCGGGTTTCAATACACCGAAGTACTTTACGAATGTGAGTTTTGGGAACAGGCAGGTGTTTAAGAATGTAGGCTTCAATGTGGTATGGCACTGGCAGGATACTTTCTACTGGCAGAACCTGTTTGGTAATGGTGATGTGCCGGCTTATAGTACGGTGGATGCGCAGGTGACCTATGGGTTGCCTAAGATCCATACTTCTGTGAAGGTAGGAGGATCGAATATCTTTAATTCGGCTTACTTCCAGTACGTAGGGGGGCCAACGATTAAGGGATTGTATTATGTGGCGATTACTTACGATTTGCCTTTTGCAAAGAAATAA